Proteins encoded together in one Balaenoptera musculus isolate JJ_BM4_2016_0621 chromosome 6, mBalMus1.pri.v3, whole genome shotgun sequence window:
- the SEC16A gene encoding protein transport protein Sec16A isoform X4 codes for MQPPPQAVPSGVVRPPPSGSPQSTFWSNSPYRRQANSNAPVAPIACPLQPVTDPFAFSRQALQNTSLGSASKSSPPVVQGPAPPLSLQRAGLPGPHTNAGDSSQGPCEPLPGPPLQPRSDASPFPGVLSPSAPPGPEVSRRVEVAPGPEPEVQTPPYPPQYIPGVGPDSCRVGHPQANTPRPDRPLSRPSPHDGTAAPAAPPFLPQPRQQTPGQWGPVQGGPQPSGQHYRPCPEGPVQNTVCHASSAAHFPAPSNPRQGPGHEQHGPLVSLPGPSASDARNEAVYLQSGNHSANSFDPENAFRQNSRVGNARAGQEFRLSPGVNREQLSDLALINPFAQGNSPESHSHNSLGAGSSWTLPEAGSGALSMFFKGGETENEENLTSEKAVSAGQSDFDGFSPGPGLGQPPAHMGAGGVYQAFLKGSSSEPMQQGGDPQPYFSQSAGIRHDKATTNAAAVDMWGDTARAGTHGAGGPQYENVENLEFIQNQEVLPSEPLSADPSSPSAQLRYGPLPGPAVPRLSAVGHAGGGGPNLEAPDATAHPARSESVSSSYSSQSQRGLPSAARPHDSGGTFIQQEVGKPEDEAPGRFFKQVDSSPVGGETDESTVSQNYRGSLPQPLAPSPPKPTGIFQTSANSSFEPVKSHFTGVKPVEADRANVVGEVRGPSAHQKQRRAAAAAPDASPGNLEQPPDNMETLFLPRVCVPPLTTPTEASSGLLHATGPPLEAVLPAPEKRPLTRAQGAVKCESPATTLWAQNELPDFGGNVLLAPAAPALHVPAKPQPSEVIQPPDEGVCGQQSRQPGPGPAVQSGDGIGASENLENPPQMGEEEALPSQAGPGYATLLSSPPTESLQNQPVLVAQPDQSYNLVQPVNFSVSSLNPNEKNQSWRDSLVGDKPTVSSQAAGGDSGENAPLSGTPAAALICSPLPNRLAQSNFPQVCGASEMVSSQPANLLVQPPSHPVPKNLLPESQKSHNAESILPELVTSPGGSTGVMLVPPVNSTSVPDSNTASHSSSRGEALGALGFTCSRGLENPVGVYSPAQAESLASCQQAVSSHRPRGPGAHSPDRFYQQVTTDAQDQHGPERAQQEPAPPPPHPPPQGPRAALPEPSNPAGPPAQGQPPNPTQPSASPAPADVGQQLPPRPPRSSSMSVASTSSSQAAARSDQQWLQQPPPPDLASYYYYRSLYDGHQPPYPSPFPLDPGTAPHYYQDVYGLYEPRYRPYDGAAAASAESYRYPELERPSSRASHCSDRPAARQGYPEGYYNSKSGWSSQSDYYANYYSSQYDYGDPGHWDRYQYGSRSRDPRTYDRRCWYDAEYDPYRKESYAYGDRPEKYDDHWRYDPRFTGSFDDEPEPHGDPYGEEADRRSEHSERSVQSLRSSFSSRSRQSQVYRGHNVTAGPYEAPPPPGSFHGDYAYGPYGGDFHGTPGFPEYGYPSEAGWPSVEQAPSRPTSPEKFSVPHICARFGPGGQLIKVIPNLPSEGQPALVEIHSMETLLQHTPEQEEMRAFPGPLGKDDTHKVDVINFAQSKATNCLQDENLIDKESASLLWSFIVLLCRQNGTVVGTDIAELLLRDHRTVWLPGKSPSEANLIDFTHEPAAQVEEESGEAQLSFLTDSQAATTLEKDTERFRELLLYGRKKDALESAMKNGLWGHALLLASKMDSRTHARVMTRFANSLPINDPLQTVYQLMSGRMPAASTCCGDEKWGDWRPHLAMVLSNLNNNVDVEARTMATMGDTLASRGLLDAAHFCYLVAQVGFGVYTKKTTKLVLIGSNHSLPFLKFATNEAIQRTEAYEYAQSLGAQTCSLPSFQVFKFIYCCRLAEMGLATQAFHYCEVIARSVLAQPHRHSPVLLSQLLQVASQLRLFDPQLKEKPEEEAAAEPAWLVQLRLVEQWVKEGTAAWSLDRAFPQRCPSSPRSEVGPCDGPAPAQPASLGTDNPLLAPPVPGAEHVGQDVRLLPSAPLTLPDGQPAFPARVLVFPAPPPAGPVEPGPGCGPPGAALGFQEPSGPDPVAPYPGPGLPSGAPSLQETEHLLPEARSQDAGMMPQEAPGRNALSELGEEDFGGRFANVGSSRTSQGSESSPGGGSAGSGALQPPPPLPLTPAPDVRRPVQAAKETKEPKKSSESWFSRWLPVKKRTEAYLPDDKNKSIVWDEKKNRWVDTNEPEEEKKAPPPPPTSLPKALQAAQPGPGGPPRPAVNMYSRKAARARARYVDVLNPGGPQRSEPALAPADFFAPLAPLPIPAHLFGPNPDAEEAPPAEGAGREGQAPTGGPAKPEPTSEPKAPGAHAPAGGPPGAAVPFYNPAQFAQASAASGSSRMGRIGQRKYPAY; via the exons ATGCAGCCTCCACCCCAGGCTGTCCCGTCGGGCGTGGTACGGCCGCCCCCGTCCGGGAGTCCTCAGAGCACGTTCTGGTCCAACAGCCCGTACAGAAGACAGGCCAACAGTAATGCACCGGTGGCCCCGATCGCCTGCCCACTGCAGCCGGTGACGGACCCGTTTGCTTTTAGTAGACAGGCGCTCCAAAATACATCACTGGGCAGTGCGTCTAAAAGCAGCCCACCCGTTGTGCAAGGCCCAGCCCCACCGTTGTCTCTTCAGCGTGCTGGTCTGCCTGGGCCACACACAAATGCCGGGGATAGCTCCCAAGGACCCTGCGAGCCTCTGCCGGGCCCTCCGTTGCAGCCCAGGTCAGATGCCAGCCCGTTTCCCGGCGTGCTGAGCCCCTCGGCACCACCTGGGCCCGAGGTGAGCAGGAGAGTCGAGGTCGCTCCCGGCCCGGAGCCTGAAGTTCAGACGCCGCCGTATCCTCCTCAGTACATTCCAGGAGTGGGTCCTGACAGCTGTCGTGTCGGCCATCCACAGGCGAACACGCCACGGCCCGACAGACCCCTGAGCCGGCCGAGCCCGCACGACGGCACCGCGGCACCAGCGGCGccccctttccttcctcagcCTCGTCAGCAAACGCCCGGGCAGTGGGGGCCGGTGCAGGGAGGCCCGCAGCCCTCGGGGCAGCATTACCGGCCCTGCCCAGAGGGACCTGTGCAGAACACGGTGTGCCACGCCTCCAGCGCTGCCCACTTTCCCGCTCCGTCCAACCCGCGTCAGGGTCCTGGCCACGAGCAACACGGCCCCCTGGTGTCTTTACCGGGACCCTCGGCCAGTGACGCGAGAAATGAGGCAGTCTACCTGCAAAGTGGAAACCACTCAGCAAATAGCTTTGATCCAGAAAATGCATTCAGGCAGAATTCCAGAGTTGGGAACGCTCGGGCGGGCCAGGAGTTCAGGTTGAGTCCAGGAGTGAATAGAGAGCAGTTGTCAGACCTGGCTCTCATTAACCCCTTCGCTCAGGGAAACAGCCCAGAAAGCCACTCGCACAACTCCCTGGGTGCCGGGAGCAGCTGGACCCTGCCGGAAGCGGGCTCGGGAGCGCTCTCCATGTTTTTCaaaggaggagagacagagaacgAAGAGAACCTCACATCGGAAAAAGCGGTCTCTGCCGGTCAGTCTGACTTTGATGGTTTCTCCCCCGGCCCGGGCCTCGGCCAGCCTCCCGCACACATGGGGGCAGGAGGCGTTTATCAGGCCTTTCTCAAAGGTTCCAGCAGTGAGCCCATGCAGCAGGGAGGAGACCCACAGCCTTATTTTTCTCAGTCTGCAGGCATCCGACACGACAAAGCAACCACTAACGCTGCCGCTGTTGACATGTGGGGTGACACGGCACGTGCGGGGACTCACGGTGCTGGGGGCCCGCAGTACGAGAACGTCGAGAACTTAGAGTTCATTCAGAACCAGGAAGTTCTGCCAAGTGAGCCCCTAAGCGCAGACCCTTCCTCCCCAAGTGCTCAGCTCAGATACGGGCCCCTTCCCGGGCCGGCTGTCCCCAGGCTCAGTGCCGTGGGCCACGCTGGAGGCGGGGGCCCTAATCTCGAGGCCCCAGATGCGACGGCGCACCCTGCGCGGTCCGAGAGCGTGTCTTCCAGTTACAGCAGCCAGAGCCAGCGGGGTCTTCCCAGTGCAGCCAGGCCCCACGACTCGGGGGGCACGTTCATTCAGCAGGAAGTTGGAAAACCTGAAGATGAGGCTCCGGGGAGGTTTTTTAAGCAGGTCGATTCCTCTCCTGTGGGAGGCGAGACAGACGAGAGCaccgtgagccagaactaccgTGGCAGCCTGCCCCAGCCCTTGGCCCCGAGCCCCCCAAAACCTACGGGAATATTTCAGACGAGTGCAAATAGTTCTTTTGAACCAGTGAAATCGCACTTCACTGGAGTAAAGCCAGTCGAGGCAGACCGTGCCAACGTGGTGGGCGAGGTGAGGGGGCCCAGCGCCCACCAGAAGCAGCGCAGAGCAGCCGCTGCTGCGCCCGACGCCTCCCCTGGCAACCTGGAGCAGCCCCCCGACAACATGGAGACCCTCTTCCTGCCCCGGGTCTGTGTTCCACCTCTCACCACACCCACAGAGGCCAGTTCCGGGCTTCTGCACGCCACGGGGCCGCCCTTGGAAGCTGTGCTCCCCGCGCCTGAGAAGAGGCCCTTGACCAGGGCGCAGGGGGCTGTGAAGTGTGAGAGCCCAGCCACGACTTTGTGGGCGCAGAACGAGCTGCCAGATTTTGGAGGCAATGTCCTCCTAGCCCCAGCTGCTCCCGCACTTCACGTGCCCGCGAAACCTCAGCCATCTGAAGTGATCCAGCCTCCGGATGAGGGGGTGTGTGGCCAGCAGTCCCGGCAGCCGGGCCCCGGCCCCGCCGTGCAGAGCGGGGACGGCATTGGTGCTTCCGAGAATCTCGAGAATCCTCCCCAAATGGGCGAAGAGGAGGCCCTCCCGTCCCAGGCGGGTCCCGGTTATGCCACTCTGCTGTCCTCCCCACCCACCGAGTCTTTGCAGAATCAGCCGGTCTTGGTCGCCCAGCCTGATCAAAGCTATAATTTGGTTCAGCCGGTTAATTTTTCTGTGTCCTCGTTGAATCCTAATGAGAAGAATCAGTCCTGGAGAGATTCTTTGGTGGGAGATAAGCCCACAGTAAGCAGCCAGGCTGCTGGGGGTGATTCTGGAGAAAACGCTCCTTTGTCTGGGACTCCAGCTGCCGCTCTCATCTGCTCGCCTCTGCCTAACCGTCTTGCCCAGAGTAATTTCCCACAAGTTTGTGGTGCCTCTGAAATGGTTTCTAGTCAACCTGCTAATTTGCTGGTTCAACCACCGTCTCATCCAGTTCCGAAGAACTTACTTCCGGAAAGTCAAAAGAGTCATAACGCAGAGAGCATTCTTCCCGAGCTAGTTACCAGCCCTGGTGGAAGCACAGGCGTGATGTTAGTGCCACCTGTGAACAGTACGTCAGTACCTGATAGTAATACGGCAAGTCACTCCAGCAGTCGGGGTGAAGCTTTGGGAGCCCTCGGCTTTACATGCAGTCGGGGTCTGGAAAATCCTGTAGGGGTGTATAGCCCGGCCCAGGCTGAGAGCCTAGCTTCTTGTCAGCAAGCCGTCTCCAGTCACAGACCGCGTGGGCCTGGGGCGCATAGCCCAGACCGTTTCTACCAACAGGTGACGACAGATGCTCAGGACCAGCACGGCCCAGAGAGAGCCCAGCAGGAGCCggcgcctccccctccccatccccctccccaggggCCCAGAGCAGCCCTTCCAGAGCCTTCAAACCCAGCAGGTCCACCAGCGCAAGGACAGCCCCCAAACCCAACCCAGCCGTCTGCAAGTCCGGCTCCAGCTGACGTGGGCCAGCAGCTGCCGCCTCGACCACCTCGGTCCTCCAGCATGTCCGTCGCGTCTACCAGCTCAAGCCAGGCGGCCGCGCGGTCTGACCAGCAGTGGCTGCAGCAGCCGCCGCCTCCAGACTTGGCGTCCTACTACTATTACAGGTCCCTGTACGATGGCCACCAGCCCCCGTACCCCTCACCGTTCCCGCTGGATCCTGGCACCGCCCCCCACTATTACCAG GACGTCTACGGCCTCTATGAGCCCAGATACAGGCCCTACGACGGTGCAGCCGCCGCCTCCGCAGAGAGCTACCGCTACCCCGAGCTCGAGCGGCCCAGCTCCCGGGCGAGTCACTGCTCGGACCGGCCGGCTGCCAG gCAAGGGTATCCTGAAGGTTACTATAATTCCAAAAGTGGATGGAGCAGTCAGAGTGACTACTATGCAAATTATTATTCCAGCCAGTACGATTATGGAG ATCCAGGTCACTGGGACCGGTACCAGTATGGTTCTCGGTCCAGGGACCCCCGCACCTACGACCGGAGGTGCTGGTACGATGCTGAGTACGACCCGTACAGGAAGGAAAGCTACGCTTACGGGGACAG GCCTGAGAAATACGACGACCACTGGCGGTACGACCCCCGCTTCACCGGGAGTTTTGACGACGAGCCTGAGCCCCACGGGGACCCTTACGGGGAGGAGGCGGACCGGCGGAGCGAGCACAGCGAGCGCTCAGTGCAGAGCCTGCGCAGCAGCTTCAGCTCCCGCTCCCGCCAG AGTCAGGTGTACAGAGGTCACAACGTGACTGCTGGGCCCTACGAGGCGCCCCCTCCACCGGGCTCCTTCCACGGCGATTACGCCTACGGCCCCTACGGCGGCGATTTCCACGGCACCCCAGGCTTCCCGGAGTACGGCTACCCTTCTGAGGCCGGCTGGCCCTCCGTGGAGCAAG cTCCATCGAGACCAACTTCTCCTGAGAAATTCTCAGTGCCTCATATCTGTGCCAGGTTTGGTCCTGGGGGTCAGCTCATCAAAGTGATTCCAAATCTGCCTTCAGAAGGACAGCCTGCGTTGGTTGAAATTCACAGCATGGAG ACCTTGCTGCAGCACACGCCGGAGCAGGAGGAGATGCGGGCGTTCCCGGGGCCTCTTGGCAA AGATGACACCCATAAAGTGGATGTTATTAATTTTGCACAGAGCAAAGCTACAAACTGTTTACAGGATGAAAATTTAATTGACAAAGAGTCCGCGAGTCTTCTTTGGAGCTTTATTGTTCTGTTATGCAGACAGAACGGG ACCGTGGTGGGCACAGACATCGCGGAACTCTTGTTACGAGACCACCGAACCGTGTGGCTTCCTGGGAAGTCACCCAGTGAGGCCAACCTGATTGATTTCACTCACGAGCCTGCGGCACAAGTGGAGGAGGAGTCCGGGGAGGCCCAGCTCTCGTTCCTCACCGACAGTCAGGCCGCCACCACCCTTGAAAAAGACACGGAGCGGTTCCGAGAGCTGCTGCTCTACGGCCGGAAGAAG GATGCTTTAGAGTCCGCGATGAAGAACGGCTTGTGGGGTCACGCCCTGTTACTTGCCAGCAAGATGGACAGCCGGACACACGCCAGAGTCATGACCAG GTTCGCCAACAGCCTTCCGATCAACGACCCTCTGCAGACGGTCTACCAGCTGATGTCCGGGCGGATGCCAGCCGCGTCCACG TGTTGTGGAGACGAGAAGTGGGGAGACTGGCGGCCACACCTGGCCATGGTTTTGTCCAACCTGAACAACAACGTGGACGTGGAAGCCCGGACGATGGCCACGATGGGGGACACTCTGG CCTCGAGAGGACTCCTTGATGCTGCACACTTCTGCTACCTCGTGGCCCAGGTTGGATTTGGGGTTTATACCAAGAAAACCACAAAGCTTGTTTTAATTGGATCAAACCACAG TTTGCCGTTTTTGAAGTTCGCGACCAACGAAGCTATTCAGAGGACAGAAGCCTACGAGTACGCTCAGTCCCTGGGGGCGCAGACCTGCTCCTTACCCAGCTTCCAG GTGTTTAAGTTCATCTACTGCTGCCGCCTGGCTGAGATGGGGCTTGCCACGCAGGCCTTCCACTACTGCGAGGTGATCGCCAGGAGCGTCCTGGCGCAGCCCCACAGACACTCGCCGGTGCTGCTCAGCCAGCTGCTTCAG GTCGCCTCCCAGTTGCGCCTCTTTGACCCTCAGCTGAAGGAGAAGCCGGAGGAGGAGGCCGCTGCGGAGCCTGCCTGGCTGGTCCAGCTGCGGCTCGTCGAGCAGTGGGTCAAG GAGGGCACCGCGGCGTGGAGTCTGGACAGAGCCTTCCCCCAGCGCTGTCCCAGCTCGCCGCGCTCCGAGGTGGGGCCGTGTGACGGCCCAGCGCCCGCCCAGCCGGCGAGCCTGGGCACCGACAACCCGCTGCTGGCGCCGCCTGTGCCCGGCGCTGAGCACGTGGGCCAGGACGTGCGGCTGCTGCCCTCAG CTCCACTGACGCTCCCCGATGGTCAGCCGGCCTTCCCCGCCAGGGTGCTGGTGTTCCCAGCGCCACCGCCGGCGGGCCCTGTCGAGCCGGGACCTGGCTGTGGACCCCCAGGGGCTGCACTTGGCTTTCAAGAGCCCTCTGGGCCTGATCCTGTGGCTCCGTACCCAGGGCCTGGCCTGCCGTCTGGTGCACCATCTCTACAAGAGACTGAACATCTGCTCCCGGAGGCCAGGAGCCAGGACGCAG GAATGATGCCACAAGAGGCACCCGGCAGAAACGCGCTGTCGGAGCTAGGAGAAGAGGATTTTGGTGGAAGATTTGCTAATGTG GGCTCCTCAAGGACGTCACAGGGCTCCGAGTCATCTCCGGGCGGGGGGAGCGCTGGCTCAGGGGCCCTGCAGCCGCCTCCGCCTCTGCCTCTGACGCCTGCGCCCGACGTGAGGAGACCTGTCCAGGCAGCCAAGGAGACCAAGGAGCCTAAGAAG AGCAGCGAGTCCTGGTTCTCTCGTTGGCTGCCTGTGAAGAAGAGGACAGAAGCTTACTTGCCAGACGACAAGAACAAATCG ATCGTCTGGGATGAAAAGAAGAACCGCTGGGTGGACACGAACGAGCCGGAGGAGGAG AAGAAGGCTCCGCCCCCACCTCCAACATCCCTTCCCAAGGCTCTGCAAGCCGCCCAGCCTGGCCCTGGAGGGCCCCCCAGACCCGCTGTGAACATGTATTCTAGAAAAGCAG CCCGAGCCCGAGCGCGCTACGTGGACGTCTTGAACCCGGGGGGCCCCCAGCGGAGCGAGCCAGCCCTTGCCCCCGCGGACTTCTTTGCGCCACTGGCCCCACTTCCGATTCCCGCACACCTGTTCGGACCAAACCCAG ATGCAGAGGAAGCACCGCCCGCCGAGGGGGCTGGCAGGGAAGGGCAGGCACCGACGGGGGGGCCAGCCAAGCCAGAGCCCACCTCGGAGCCCAAG GCTCCCGGCGCTCACGCCCCTGCAGGGGGCCCTCCCGGGGCAGCGGTGCCCTTCTACAACCCTGCTCAGTTTGCACAA GCCTCTGCTGCCTCGGGAAGTTCAAGGATGGGAAGGATTGGCCAGAGGAAGTACCCAGCATATTGA